One genomic region from Microcystis panniformis FACHB-1757 encodes:
- the groL gene encoding chaperonin GroEL (60 kDa chaperone family; promotes refolding of misfolded polypeptides especially under stressful conditions; forms two stacked rings of heptamers to form a barrel-shaped 14mer; ends can be capped by GroES; misfolded proteins enter the barrel where they are refolded when GroES binds), with protein sequence MSKIIAFKDESRRALEKGVNALADAVKITLGPKGRNVLLEKKYGAPQIVNDGITVAKEIELSDPLENTGARLIQEVASKTKDLAGDGTTTATIIAQALIKEGLKNVTAGANPVALRRGLDKTIAYLVEEIAAVAKPIAGDAIAQVATVSSGNDEEVGQMIATAMEKVTTDGVITVEESKSLTTELEVVEGMQIDRGYISPYFITDQERQIVEYDNPLILITDKKISAIAELVPVLEAVARQGRPLLIIAEDVDGEALATLVVNKARGVLNVVAIKAPSFGERRKAVLQDIAILTGGRLISEEVGLSLDTVSLDLLGQAAKITLEKDNTIIVASGDSRNKADVQKRLAQLKKQLEETDSEFDKEKLQERIAKLAGGVAVIKVGAATETELKDRKLRIEDALNATKAAVEEGIVPGGGTTLIHLASKVKAFKASLTNDEEKVAADIVAKALEAPLRQLANNAGVEGDVIVEGVRETAFSVGYNVLTGKYEDLIAAGIIDPAKVVRSAVQNAASIAGMVLTTEALVVEKPVKEAAAPDMGGMGGMGGMGGMGGMGGMGGMGMM encoded by the coding sequence ATGTCCAAAATCATTGCCTTCAAAGATGAATCCCGTCGCGCCCTAGAAAAAGGTGTCAACGCCTTGGCCGATGCGGTAAAAATCACCCTCGGTCCGAAAGGACGCAATGTCTTGTTAGAAAAGAAATACGGCGCCCCCCAGATCGTTAATGACGGCATCACCGTGGCCAAAGAAATCGAATTGTCCGATCCCCTCGAAAACACCGGGGCGAGATTAATTCAGGAAGTAGCGTCAAAAACCAAAGATTTAGCGGGCGATGGCACCACTACCGCCACCATCATCGCCCAGGCTTTAATTAAAGAAGGTCTGAAAAACGTTACCGCCGGGGCCAATCCCGTCGCCTTAAGACGCGGACTAGACAAAACCATCGCCTATCTAGTCGAAGAAATCGCCGCCGTCGCTAAACCGATCGCCGGAGATGCGATCGCTCAAGTGGCCACCGTTTCTTCCGGCAACGACGAAGAAGTGGGACAAATGATCGCCACCGCCATGGAAAAAGTCACCACCGATGGCGTAATCACCGTGGAAGAATCGAAATCCTTAACCACCGAATTAGAAGTAGTGGAAGGGATGCAGATCGATCGCGGTTATATCTCCCCCTATTTCATCACCGATCAGGAAAGACAGATCGTCGAGTACGACAACCCCCTGATCCTGATTACCGATAAAAAAATCAGTGCGATCGCTGAATTAGTCCCCGTCCTCGAAGCCGTTGCTCGTCAAGGTCGTCCCCTATTAATTATCGCCGAAGATGTGGACGGCGAAGCCTTAGCCACTCTAGTGGTCAACAAGGCCCGGGGTGTCTTAAATGTCGTCGCCATCAAGGCCCCCAGTTTCGGGGAACGTCGCAAGGCGGTTTTACAAGATATTGCCATCCTCACCGGTGGTCGTCTGATTTCCGAAGAAGTGGGCTTAAGTCTTGACACCGTTAGCCTCGATCTGCTAGGGCAAGCGGCAAAAATCACCCTAGAAAAAGACAATACAATTATTGTCGCCTCCGGGGACAGCCGCAATAAGGCCGATGTGCAGAAACGTCTCGCCCAACTGAAAAAACAGTTAGAAGAAACCGATTCCGAATTCGATAAGGAAAAATTACAGGAACGCATCGCTAAATTAGCCGGCGGTGTGGCCGTCATTAAGGTCGGGGCAGCCACAGAAACCGAACTCAAGGATCGCAAACTCCGCATCGAAGATGCCCTCAATGCCACCAAAGCCGCCGTGGAAGAAGGTATCGTCCCGGGCGGTGGTACAACCTTGATTCATCTGGCTTCTAAGGTGAAGGCTTTCAAAGCTTCTCTCACTAACGATGAGGAAAAAGTCGCCGCCGATATCGTCGCCAAAGCCCTAGAAGCACCCCTGCGTCAGTTAGCTAATAACGCCGGTGTGGAAGGGGATGTGATCGTGGAAGGTGTGCGCGAAACCGCTTTTAGCGTCGGTTACAATGTCCTCACCGGCAAGTACGAAGACTTAATCGCCGCCGGAATTATCGATCCGGCTAAAGTGGTACGGTCAGCCGTTCAAAACGCCGCTTCTATCGCCGGTATGGTCCTAACTACGGAAGCCCTCGTGGTCGAAAAACCCGTTAAAGAAGCCGCAGCCCCTGATATGGGCGGCATGGGCGGCATGGGTGGCATGGGTGGCATGGGTGGCATGGGTGGCATGGGCGGCATGGGTATGATGTAA
- a CDS encoding ABC-F family ATP-binding cassette domain-containing protein, protein MTLLTVRSLKKDFGIKEILKDASFSLDDRDKVGLIGTNGSGKSTLLKMIAGLEAIDGGEIQINSGMKIVYLPQQPDLDDDKTVLEQVFADSGESMTLIKEYEELSDRLVHEPENLDTIMESLSRVSQQIDKLAAWDLETNAKVILSKLGIDNFNARVGDLSGGYRKRIAIATALLADPDCLLMDEPTNHLDALSVEWLQSYLSRFRGGLLLITHDRYFLDRVTNRIIEIDRGDLSTYAGNYAYYLEKKALAEESIASSQRKHAGVLRRELEWLSRGPKARSTKQKARIDRIQVMGNKEFKQVEGKVDIATAGRRIGKKVIEIEKISKAYGDRTLIKDFTYIFTPEDRIGIIGSNGVGKSTLMDIITGKILPDSGTVDIGSTIHIGYFDQQSDDLNINENQRVIEYLKSVAELVKTLDGSVITASQMLEKFLFPPDQQYAPIYKLSGGERRRLFLLRVLMSAPNVLILDEPTNDLDVQTLAILEEYLEDFNGCVIVVSHDRYFLDRVVDTIFSFETGGNIRQYPGNYSLYLDQKKEEEEPKEKKVTPKTVKASPSPVNKKISFKEKKEYEDIEKQIPILEAKKAEIEQVLYGEPLEDFTKITALTEELAQLSQKIDTLTDRWLELAEKLG, encoded by the coding sequence ATGACACTGCTGACGGTTCGATCGCTCAAAAAAGACTTCGGTATCAAGGAAATTCTCAAAGATGCGAGTTTTAGTCTCGATGATCGCGATAAAGTCGGCCTGATCGGTACGAATGGATCGGGAAAATCGACCCTATTGAAAATGATCGCCGGGTTAGAAGCGATCGATGGTGGCGAAATTCAAATCAATTCGGGGATGAAAATCGTCTATTTACCCCAGCAACCCGATCTAGACGACGATAAAACGGTTTTAGAGCAGGTTTTCGCCGATAGTGGCGAAAGCATGACTTTAATTAAGGAATACGAGGAATTGTCTGATCGCCTTGTCCATGAGCCAGAAAATCTGGATACTATTATGGAAAGTTTGTCAAGGGTTTCGCAACAAATTGATAAACTTGCCGCCTGGGATTTAGAAACTAATGCTAAAGTTATTTTAAGTAAACTGGGCATCGATAATTTTAATGCTCGCGTGGGAGATTTATCGGGGGGATATCGCAAAAGAATCGCCATCGCTACCGCACTTTTAGCCGATCCTGACTGTTTATTGATGGATGAACCCACCAACCATTTAGACGCGCTTTCCGTGGAGTGGTTACAGAGTTATTTGTCCCGTTTTCGGGGAGGATTATTATTAATTACTCACGATCGCTATTTTCTCGATCGAGTGACTAATCGCATCATTGAAATCGATCGGGGAGATTTATCTACTTATGCCGGTAATTATGCCTATTATCTAGAAAAAAAAGCTTTAGCGGAAGAATCGATCGCCAGTAGTCAACGCAAACACGCGGGAGTTTTACGACGGGAATTAGAATGGTTATCCCGGGGACCAAAAGCGCGCAGTACCAAACAAAAAGCGCGGATTGATCGCATTCAGGTAATGGGTAATAAGGAATTTAAACAGGTGGAGGGAAAAGTCGATATTGCCACCGCAGGAAGACGCATCGGCAAAAAAGTTATCGAAATAGAAAAGATATCGAAAGCTTACGGCGATCGCACTTTAATTAAAGATTTTACCTATATTTTTACCCCCGAAGATCGCATCGGTATTATTGGCAGTAACGGGGTAGGAAAATCTACTCTCATGGATATTATTACCGGGAAAATTCTCCCCGATTCAGGCACAGTTGACATCGGTTCCACTATTCATATTGGTTACTTCGATCAACAATCCGATGATCTCAATATCAACGAAAATCAAAGAGTGATCGAATATCTGAAAAGTGTGGCCGAATTAGTCAAAACCCTAGACGGTAGCGTGATTACCGCTTCCCAGATGTTAGAAAAATTTCTCTTTCCTCCCGATCAACAGTATGCACCAATTTATAAACTTTCTGGAGGAGAAAGACGACGCTTATTTTTACTACGAGTTTTGATGAGTGCGCCTAATGTTTTAATCCTAGATGAACCCACCAATGATCTCGATGTGCAGACTTTAGCAATTTTAGAAGAATATTTAGAGGACTTTAACGGTTGTGTGATCGTCGTTTCCCATGATCGCTATTTTCTCGATCGAGTAGTTGATACTATTTTTTCCTTTGAAACCGGGGGTAATATCCGTCAATATCCGGGTAATTATTCCCTTTATCTCGATCAGAAAAAAGAGGAGGAGGAACCAAAAGAAAAAAAAGTCACCCCAAAAACTGTTAAAGCTTCTCCGTCACCTGTCAATAAAAAAATCTCTTTTAAAGAGAAAAAAGAATACGAAGATATCGAAAAACAAATACCAATTTTAGAAGCAAAAAAAGCCGAAATTGAACAGGTACTTTATGGAGAACCCCTAGAAGATTTTACCAAAATAACCGCGCTGACCGAAGAATTAGCTCAATTGAGTCAAAAAATTGATACTTTAACCGATCGCTGGTTAGAATTAGCGGAAAAATTAGGCTAG
- a CDS encoding Rpn family recombination-promoting nuclease/putative transposase has protein sequence MNQTTANYDEPWKEALTEYFEAFLSFFFPEVHQLIDWTKIPESLEKELKRITASAKTKKRFADKLYKVWLLSGEEVWILIHIEIQSQYEENFPQRMYIYNYRAFDLYQKPVISLAILGDERVNWRPDSYNYTIAGCEVSLKFPTVKLLDYEERWSELEASSNPFAIIVMAHLKTKATTGKLPQREQWKWKLIRGLYEKEFEREQIIKLFEIIDNMMTLSPELQSSLESKIKQFEEERTMPLMSNMELRGIERGKEIGEEIGELRGIERGKEIGKEIGKEIGKEIGKEIGALENARDFVKKVLENRLGDIPGDIGQCLNDASVISVLEEMLKAALIVNSFEECRKSFSIIINK, from the coding sequence ATGAACCAAACAACCGCCAATTATGATGAACCCTGGAAAGAAGCATTAACCGAGTATTTTGAAGCGTTTTTAAGCTTCTTCTTTCCTGAAGTTCACCAATTGATTGATTGGACAAAAATTCCCGAATCCCTAGAAAAAGAACTTAAACGGATTACCGCTTCAGCAAAGACAAAAAAACGTTTCGCTGACAAACTCTATAAAGTCTGGTTACTGAGTGGTGAAGAAGTCTGGATTTTGATTCATATTGAAATTCAAAGTCAATACGAAGAAAATTTCCCTCAGAGGATGTATATTTATAACTATCGGGCCTTTGATTTGTATCAGAAACCAGTTATCAGTCTCGCTATATTAGGGGATGAACGAGTAAATTGGCGACCAGATTCCTATAATTATACCATTGCCGGCTGTGAAGTGAGTCTGAAATTCCCAACGGTTAAATTACTGGACTATGAGGAAAGATGGTCAGAACTAGAAGCAAGCAGCAATCCTTTTGCTATAATAGTAATGGCACACCTGAAAACAAAAGCGACTACTGGGAAGCTGCCACAACGGGAACAGTGGAAGTGGAAGTTAATCAGGGGATTATATGAAAAGGAGTTCGAGAGAGAACAGATAATTAAACTGTTTGAAATCATCGACAATATGATGACTTTATCCCCTGAATTACAGTCAAGCTTAGAGAGTAAAATTAAACAATTTGAGGAGGAAAGAACCATGCCTTTAATGAGTAATATGGAGTTACGAGGAATCGAACGCGGTAAAGAAATTGGTGAGGAAATTGGGGAGTTACGAGGGATAGAACGCGGTAAGGAAATCGGTAAGGAAATTGGTAAGGAAATTGGTAAGGAAATTGGTAAAGAAATTGGAGCGTTAGAAAATGCTCGTGATTTTGTGAAAAAAGTTTTGGAAAACCGACTAGGCGATATCCCTGGAGATATTGGACAATGTCTCAATGATGCTTCAGTTATTTCGGTTTTAGAAGAGATGTTAAAAGCCGCACTTATAGTAAATTCTTTTGAGGAGTGTAGGAAGTCTTTTAGTATCATCATAAATAAGTAG
- a CDS encoding calcium-binding protein, translating into MPTSVTFAAGSSTATVTVDPTADTTVESDETVILTLAAGTGYTVGTTTPVTGTITNDDLPSITLAVAPSSVTEDGTTNLVYTFTRTGVTTNALTVNYTLGGTATLNTDYTRTGTNNTVTFAANATTATVTVDPTADTTVESNETVALTLAAGTGYTVGTTTAVTGTITNDDTSVTLAVSPSSVTEDGTTNLVYTFTRTGVTTNALTVNYTLGGTATLNTDYTRTGTTNTVTFAAGSATATVTVDPTADTTVEPNETVILTLASGSGYTVGTPNAATGTITDDDSTVTSQLSINDITVVEGQNSNAILTVTVNNPNPQQITVNYTTAPIDATANVDYTSQTGTLTIAANTSTATISIPILNDNLNEPDEAFTVTLSNAVNATINPDEAIGQVIITDTLQSASTRTLPNNVENLRLIGSNNINGTGNAGDNKITGNSGNNILAGANGNDIYCFNASTPLGSDTIQETTTGGIDTLDFTGTNTAVRVNLGVTTVQTAVTNNLKLTFSANNTIENIISDSGNDRLTGNSLNNTLTGGGGNDQLTGQNGNDSLIGGSGDDLLTGGNGSDNFIFNSSNLGIDAISDFTPGSDKIVLSKAIFTALQSSIGNGFSQLAEFASVADDDLVATSSAFIVYSNSSGSIYYNQNGSAAGLGSGAEFASLLTVPTLIAADFTLIN; encoded by the coding sequence ATTCCCACCAGTGTCACCTTTGCTGCTGGTTCATCCACTGCTACCGTAACAGTTGACCCCACTGCTGATACAACAGTAGAAAGTGATGAGACTGTTATTTTAACTCTTGCTGCGGGGACGGGTTATACAGTAGGTACGACCACCCCAGTGACGGGGACGATTACCAATGATGATTTACCTAGTATCACTCTTGCGGTTGCTCCTAGCAGTGTGACAGAAGATGGTACAACAAATCTGGTTTATACCTTCACCCGTACTGGTGTAACAACAAATGCTTTAACAGTCAATTACACCCTCGGAGGGACAGCGACTCTCAATACAGATTACACTCGTACAGGGACTAATAATACAGTCACTTTCGCCGCTAATGCTACCACTGCTACCGTCACCGTTGACCCCACTGCTGACACCACAGTAGAAAGTAACGAAACCGTCGCTTTAACCCTCGCTGCCGGGACAGGTTATACAGTAGGGACAACTACCGCAGTAACAGGGACAATTACCAATGATGATACCAGTGTCACCCTAGCAGTTTCTCCTAGTAGTGTCACCGAAGACGGGACAACTAATCTGGTTTACACCTTCACCCGCACTGGTGTAACAACAAATGCTTTGACAGTCAATTACACCCTCGGAGGGACAGCGACTCTTAATACCGACTACACTCGTACCGGGACTACCAATACAGTCACCTTTGCTGCTGGTTCAGCGACTGCTACCGTAACTGTTGACCCCACTGCTGACACCACAGTTGAACCCAACGAAACTGTTATTTTAACCCTTGCTTCTGGGAGCGGTTATACAGTAGGTACTCCTAACGCAGCCACGGGAACAATTACCGATGATGATAGCACTGTCACCTCGCAACTCTCCATCAACGACATCACCGTGGTGGAAGGTCAAAATAGTAATGCCATCCTCACCGTTACTGTCAATAACCCCAATCCACAACAAATTACTGTCAACTATACCACTGCACCCATTGATGCTACCGCCAATGTAGATTACACTAGCCAGACAGGAACCCTCACCATTGCGGCGAATACTTCCACTGCTACTATTAGCATTCCCATCCTCAATGATAACCTCAATGAACCTGATGAAGCCTTTACAGTAACCCTGTCAAATGCGGTTAATGCTACCATCAATCCCGACGAAGCAATTGGACAAGTAATTATTACTGACACCCTACAAAGCGCAAGTACTCGCACCTTACCCAATAATGTCGAAAACCTCAGACTAATTGGCAGTAATAATATTAACGGTACAGGTAACGCTGGTGACAATAAAATCACCGGAAATAGCGGTAACAATATCCTCGCTGGTGCTAATGGTAACGATATTTACTGTTTCAATGCTTCAACCCCATTAGGAAGCGATACCATCCAAGAAACTACTACTGGTGGTATCGATACCCTCGACTTTACCGGGACAAATACCGCAGTAAGAGTTAACTTAGGTGTTACTACTGTCCAAACCGCCGTCACCAATAATCTAAAATTAACTTTTTCGGCAAATAACACCATCGAAAATATTATTAGCGATAGCGGTAATGACCGACTAACTGGGAATAGCCTTAATAATACTCTAACTGGTGGTGGTGGCAACGATCAATTAACCGGTCAAAACGGAAACGATAGCTTAATTGGTGGTTCTGGCGATGATTTACTCACCGGTGGTAATGGTAGCGATAACTTTATCTTCAACAGTAGTAATTTAGGCATCGATGCCATCAGCGATTTCACCCCCGGCAGCGATAAAATAGTATTAAGTAAAGCCATCTTTACTGCCTTACAAAGTAGCATCGGCAATGGCTTCAGTCAACTGGCTGAATTTGCCAGCGTCGCTGACGATGATTTAGTCGCCACTAGCAGTGCTTTTATCGTTTACAGTAACAGCAGTGGCAGTATCTACTACAATCAAAATGGTAGTGCTGCTGGCTTAGGAAGTGGTGCTGAATTTGCCAGTTTGTTGACTGTTCCTACCCTGATAGCGGCTGATTTCACACTGATAAATTAA
- a CDS encoding ISAs1 family transposase, translating to MLSLIEKLKQVKDFRKGKGKRHPLWIVLVVIILGTMLGYSGYRELGEFAKNNRHRLSKEFNIIPERVPSYSTIRRVMMGVDWQSLLKMFNEWALQEYGQRDDINWLGIDGKSLKNTLKNPNNEQQNFIMFISLFSQESGLVLHLKRIENKKGSEIDEGQAIIEDCSLQNKVFTGDALHCQKKTISLIAKTKNDYVITVKGNQKNLYQRIQDLSNSSKPESFFLEQDNSHGRKISRKIEVFKVRKNERKGFENLRRVIKVERRGSRGDKTYEETAYYISSLTESAEVFAKIIRGHWKIENQLHWVKDVIFEEDKSEISDFQAASNWSILTTIGLNLFRGLGFLSITEGQRWLAERWEKLIVLST from the coding sequence ATGTTGAGCTTAATAGAAAAACTAAAACAAGTCAAGGACTTTCGGAAAGGTAAAGGAAAAAGACACCCTTTATGGATAGTATTAGTAGTAATAATACTAGGAACAATGCTAGGATACTCAGGTTATAGAGAACTAGGAGAGTTTGCTAAAAATAATCGGCACAGGCTGAGTAAAGAATTTAACATAATTCCAGAAAGAGTCCCATCCTATTCAACAATTAGAAGGGTAATGATGGGAGTTGACTGGCAGAGTTTGTTAAAAATGTTTAATGAATGGGCATTACAAGAATATGGACAAAGAGATGATATAAATTGGCTAGGCATAGATGGAAAAAGTCTCAAAAACACCCTAAAGAATCCTAACAATGAACAACAAAATTTTATCATGTTTATCTCATTGTTTAGTCAAGAAAGTGGCTTGGTATTACACTTAAAAAGAATCGAAAACAAAAAAGGGTCTGAAATCGACGAAGGGCAAGCTATAATTGAGGATTGCTCTCTCCAAAATAAAGTTTTTACTGGGGATGCTTTACACTGTCAGAAGAAAACAATCAGCTTAATAGCCAAGACTAAAAATGACTATGTTATCACCGTTAAAGGAAATCAGAAAAATCTTTATCAGCGAATACAAGACCTGAGTAATTCCTCAAAGCCAGAAAGTTTTTTTCTTGAACAAGATAATAGTCATGGACGAAAAATATCAAGAAAAATAGAAGTTTTTAAAGTGAGGAAAAATGAAAGAAAAGGGTTTGAAAATCTGCGAAGAGTTATTAAAGTAGAAAGAAGGGGTAGTCGCGGGGATAAAACCTATGAAGAAACAGCTTACTATATCAGTAGCCTAACCGAATCCGCCGAAGTATTTGCTAAAATTATTCGAGGACACTGGAAAATAGAAAATCAGTTACATTGGGTAAAAGATGTAATTTTTGAGGAAGATAAAAGCGAAATTAGTGATTTTCAAGCGGCCAGCAATTGGTCAATTCTCACAACCATAGGATTGAATCTTTTCAGAGGTTTGGGTTTTCTCTCAATCACAGAGGGACAGAGGTGGTTAGCTGAACGTTGGGAAAAACTGATAGTTTTATCGACGTAA
- a CDS encoding calcium-binding protein translates to MTSTLLPILPAVYDVLFNFAQSDGFWANLETAFGTSYDVVKATELRQQWQSRNFSQLPPIEVLSDEVLGTANGAYSSSTNKIYLSASFLNTASSAAIINVILEEIGHYVDAQVNQVDSAGDEGAIFAELVQGNSLDVATLDALRAENDQTTIIVNGEIIQVEQANFTGTNGDDNITGTSGDDNIYGLDGNDTLSGLGGNDNIYGGNGNDSLNGGDGNDYFTNDAGNDTINGGSGNDRYNANYSNASSGLTMTYDTATGSGTITVGTETDTFTSIESFNGFKGTEYNDVIFGGTAGENSNDLSGGSGNDTISGNAGDDDINGEDGNDVLNGGADNDGLYGGNGNDVLNGDTGNDYFTNDAGNDTINGGSGSDRYNANYSNASSGLTMTYDTATGSGTITVGTETDTFTSIESFNGFKGTEYNDVIFGGTAGENSNDLSGGSGNDTISGNAGDDDINGEDGNDVLNGGADNDGLYGGNGNDVLNGDTGNDYFTNDAGNDTINGGSGSDRYNANYSNASSGLTMTYDTATGSGTITVGTETDTFTSIESFNGFKGTEYNDVIFGGTAGENSNDLSGGSGNDTISGNAGDDDINGEDGNDVLNGGADNDGLYGGNGNDVLNGDTGDDYFTKDAGNDTINGGSGSDRYNANYSNASSGLTMTYDTATGSGTITVGTETDTFTSIESFEGFKGTEYNDVIFGGTASEYWGALSGGSGNDTISGNAGDDQIYGEDGNDVLNGGAGNDRLFGGSGNDTLQGTDGGIGEQDYLEGGTGNDRFILADTTKTFYDDGNSTLPGRVDSFKLSTANFESINLTEDSQVYLFLIKIVSHNN, encoded by the coding sequence ATGACTTCCACCCTGTTGCCGATTCTTCCTGCTGTTTACGATGTTTTGTTTAATTTCGCTCAATCTGATGGTTTTTGGGCGAATTTAGAAACCGCTTTTGGCACAAGTTATGATGTGGTTAAAGCGACAGAATTACGACAGCAGTGGCAAAGCCGAAATTTTAGTCAACTTCCCCCGATTGAGGTACTTAGTGATGAGGTTTTGGGGACAGCAAATGGTGCATATTCCAGCAGTACCAATAAGATTTATCTATCAGCATCTTTTTTAAATACGGCCTCGTCAGCAGCGATAATTAACGTAATTTTAGAAGAAATTGGGCATTATGTGGATGCTCAAGTTAATCAGGTGGATAGCGCCGGAGATGAGGGGGCAATTTTTGCGGAGTTGGTGCAGGGAAATAGTCTGGATGTGGCAACCCTAGACGCTTTACGAGCAGAGAATGACCAGACAACAATTATAGTAAATGGGGAAATTATTCAAGTAGAACAGGCGAATTTTACGGGGACTAATGGGGATGATAATATTACGGGAACTTCTGGGGATGACAACATTTATGGGTTAGATGGCAATGATACTTTAAGTGGTTTGGGGGGAAATGACAATATTTATGGTGGTAATGGTAATGACTCTCTTAACGGTGGGGATGGAAATGATTACTTTACCAACGATGCGGGTAATGACACGATCAATGGTGGTAGTGGAAATGATCGCTATAATGCTAACTACAGTAATGCTAGTAGTGGTTTAACCATGACCTACGACACCGCTACTGGGAGTGGGACAATTACTGTCGGTACGGAAACTGATACCTTTACTTCGATTGAGAGTTTTAACGGGTTTAAGGGAACTGAGTACAATGATGTCATTTTTGGCGGTACAGCAGGTGAAAACTCGAATGATCTTTCAGGTGGAAGTGGTAATGATACTATTTCAGGTAATGCTGGTGATGACGATATTAACGGAGAGGATGGCAATGATGTCCTCAATGGTGGTGCTGATAATGATGGACTTTATGGTGGTAATGGGAATGATGTCCTCAATGGTGATACAGGAAATGATTACTTTACCAACGATGCAGGTAATGACACGATCAATGGTGGTAGTGGTAGTGATCGCTATAATGCTAACTACAGTAATGCTAGTAGTGGTTTAACCATGACCTACGACACCGCTACTGGGAGTGGGACAATTACTGTCGGTACGGAAACTGATACCTTTACTTCGATTGAGAGTTTTAACGGGTTTAAGGGAACTGAGTACAATGATGTCATTTTTGGCGGTACAGCAGGTGAAAACTCGAATGATCTTTCAGGTGGAAGTGGTAATGATACTATTTCAGGTAATGCTGGTGATGACGATATTAACGGAGAGGATGGCAATGATGTCCTCAATGGTGGTGCTGATAATGATGGACTTTATGGTGGTAATGGGAATGATGTCCTCAATGGTGATACAGGAAATGATTACTTTACCAACGATGCAGGTAATGACACGATCAATGGTGGTAGTGGTAGTGATCGCTATAATGCTAACTACAGTAATGCTAGTAGTGGTTTAACCATGACCTACGACACCGCTACTGGGAGTGGGACAATTACTGTCGGTACGGAAACTGATACCTTTACTTCGATTGAGAGTTTTAACGGGTTTAAGGGAACTGAGTACAATGATGTCATTTTTGGCGGTACAGCAGGTGAAAACTCGAATGATCTTTCAGGTGGAAGTGGTAATGATACTATTTCAGGTAATGCTGGTGATGACGATATTAACGGAGAGGATGGCAATGATGTCCTCAATGGTGGTGCTGATAATGATGGACTTTATGGTGGTAATGGGAATGATGTCCTCAATGGTGATACAGGAGATGATTACTTTACCAAAGATGCAGGTAATGACACGATCAATGGTGGTAGTGGTAGTGATCGCTATAATGCTAACTACAGTAATGCTAGTAGTGGTTTAACCATGACCTACGACACCGCTACCGGGAGTGGGACAATTACTGTCGGTACGGAAACTGATACCTTTACTTCGATTGAGAGTTTTGAAGGGTTTAAGGGAACTGAGTATAATGATGTCATTTTTGGCGGTACAGCAAGTGAATATTGGGGCGCTCTCTCAGGTGGAAGTGGTAACGATACTATTTCAGGTAATGCTGGTGATGACCAAATTTATGGAGAGGATGGGAATGATGTCCTCAATGGGGGTGCTGGTAATGATCGGCTTTTTGGTGGTAGTGGGAATGATACCCTACAAGGAACAGATGGCGGTATAGGAGAACAAGATTATCTAGAAGGAGGAACAGGAAACGATCGCTTTATCCTTGCAGATACAACAAAGACCTTTTATGATGACGGTAACAGCACCCTTCCCGGTAGGGTTGATTCATTTAAATTAAGTACAGCTAATTTTGAGTCAATAAATTTGACTGAAGATTCTCAAGTTTATCTTTTTCTAATCAAAATAGTTAGTCACAATAACTAA